From a single Drosophila sulfurigaster albostrigata strain 15112-1811.04 chromosome 3, ASM2355843v2, whole genome shotgun sequence genomic region:
- the LOC133840725 gene encoding PDZ and LIM domain protein Zasp isoform X17: protein MAQPQLLQIKLSRFDAQPWGFRLQGGVDFAQPLLVQKVNAGSLSEQAGLQPGDAVIKINDVDVFNFRHKDAQDVVVRSGNNFVITVQRGGSTWRPHVTPTGNVPQANSPYLQTVTKTSLAHHQPESQHIGCGYNNSARPFANGGGDGGVKSIVNKQYNTPVGIYSDESIAETLSAQAEVLAGGVLGVNFKKNEKEYQADRSEVLKFLREEETGQSTPAFNNNNNYEHDAPQQQQEQYHQQQQHQYQQQQQHQYQQQQQHQHQHQHQHQHQHYPQQQLSNNNGATRHVSAPVNTPKPPSTGGLPTGQNICTECERLITGVFVRIKDKNLHVECFKCATCGTSLKNQGYYNFNNKLYCDIHAKQAALQHPPAGTEGYVPVPIKPNTKLSASTISSALNSHGYGQNNGYSNGNSTPTPAPVNQGYARPYGASQPPAAAPKSPVPVSYPPQQQQQSPRPNAGNAYATLPRSNVGQQGYGYQYTY from the exons GTCAATGCGGGCAGTCTCTCCGAGCAGGCTGGCCTCCAGCCCGGTGATGCTGTCATCAAGATCAACGACGTGGATGTCTTCAATTTTCGTCACAAGGATGCCCAGGACGTTGTGGTGCGCTCTGGCAATAACTTTGTCATCACAGTGCAGCG TGGCGGTTCCACCTGGCGTCCACATGTGACGCCCACTGGCAATGTGCCTCAGGCTAACTCACCCTATTTGCAGACAGTGACGAAAACTTCTCTGGCTCACCATCAACCGGAAAGCCAGCACATTGGCTGTGGCTACAACAACTCGGCGCGTCCATTT GCCAACGGCGGCGGCGATGGCGGCGTGAAGAGCATCGTCAATAAACAATACAACACCCCGGTTGGCATTTACAGCGACGAATCCATTGCGGAAACACTTTCCGCCCAAGCTGAGGTTCTGGCTGGCGGTGTGCTCGG TGTTAACTTCAAGAAGAACGAGAAGGAATACCAGGCCGACCGCTCGGAGGTGCTGAAGTTCTTGCGCGAGGAGGAGACTGGACAGTCGACACCAG cattcaacaacaacaacaactatgagCATGATGCAcctcagcaacagcaagagcaatatcatcaacagcagcaacaccaataccaacaacaacaacaacaccaataccaacaacaacaacaacaccagcatcaacaccaacatcaacaccaacaccaacactaTCCTCAACAACAATTGAGTAACAACAACGGCGCAACTCGTCACGTTAGTGCACCAGTCAATACACCAAAGCCCCCAAGCACCGGCGGACTTCCAACTGGTCAAAACATTTGCACTGAATGCGAGCGTCTCATTAC CGGTGTGTTTGTGCGCATCAAGGACAAGAACCTGCACGTGGAGTGCTTCAAGTGCGCCACTTGTGGCACATCCCTGAAGAACCAGGGCTActacaacttcaacaacaagCTCTACTGCGACATCCACGCCAAGCAGGCTGCTCTTCAGCATCCACCAGCTGGCACCGAGGGCTATGTTCCAGTGCCAATTAAGCC CAACACCAAGCTGAGTGCCAGCACCATTTCATCGGCCTTGAACTCTCATGGCTATGGCCAAAACAATGGCTACTCCAATGGCAACTCTACTCCAACTCCGGCGCCG GTTAACCAGGGCTACGCTCGTCCCTATGGCGCCTCTCAGCCACCAGCGGCAGCGCCCAAGTCACCGGTGCCGGTCTCGTAtccaccacagcagcagcaacaatcgcCGCGCCCCAATGCTGGCAACGCTTATGCCACATTGCCGCGCTCCAATGTTGGCCAACAAG GTTACGGTTACCAATATACCTATTAG